In Vigna unguiculata cultivar IT97K-499-35 chromosome 3, ASM411807v1, whole genome shotgun sequence, a single genomic region encodes these proteins:
- the LOC114176285 gene encoding probable serine/threonine-protein kinase PIX13 isoform X1, producing the protein MGLCFSVAPWLHYSSLNRRHSRGSSDIHGSNVESCGTITTTRIRKSQFSVRESIESECSPLPFPGGQILKLPELKVFSFEELKSATGNFRSDRFLGEGGFGSVYKGWLDENNLTPAKPGSGVVVAIKIFDPEGCQGFSQWQSEVNVLGRLSHPNVVRLLGYCWDEDQFLLVYEFMPKGSLENHLFRRNHSMEPLSWNTRLKIVIGAARGLAFLHANENLVIFRDFKTSNVLLDGNYNAKLSDFGLAKVGLSGGQPQATARIMGTHGYAAPEYVATGELYVNSDVYGFGVVLLEILTGMRVIDKRRPTKQQNLVEWRKPCLSSKKKLKSIMDGRIEGQYSTKAALETAKLTLKCLKPDPRQRPSMKQVLERLEAIEDIH; encoded by the exons ATGGGTCTCTGCTTCTCTGTTGCTCCATGGCTTCATTACTCCTCTCTCAACCGCCGTCACTCTCGAG GTTCATCAGACATTCACGGCAGCAACGTCGAGTCCTGCGGAACTATCACAACCACCAGGATAAGAAAGAGTCAGTTTTCCGTGAGAGAAAGCATTGAAAGCGAATGCTCTCCTCTTCCTTTTCCCGGTGGCCAAATTCTGAAATTGCCTGAGTTGAAGGTGTTCAGTTTTGAGGAGCTGAAATCTGCCACAGGGAATTTCAGGTCCGACAGATTTCTCGGTGAAGGTGGGTTTGGCAGCGTTTACAAGGGATGGTTGGATGAGAACAACCTCACCCCCGCCAAACCAGGCTCTGGAGTGGTAGTTGCCATCAAAATATTCGACCCGGAAGGTTGTCAAGGGTTTTCACAGTGGCAG TCTGAGGTAAACGTTTTAGGAAGGCTTTCTCACCCCAACGTGGTGAGGTTATTGGGGTACTGTTGGGATGAGGATCAGTTTCTTCTTGTGTATGAATTCATGCCAAAGGGAAGCTTAGAGAATCATCTATTCAGAA GAAATCATAGCATGGAACCACTTTCTTGGAACACCCGGCTTAAAATAGTAATCGGTGCAGCTCGGGGATTAGCTTTCTTGCACGCCAACGAAAATTTAGTCATATTCAGAGATTTCAAGACCTCAAATGTACTTCTCGACGGG AATTACAATGCAAAATTATCAGATTTTGGGTTGGCTAAGGTGGGACTATCTGGGGGACAACCACAGGCAACTGCCAGGATCATGGGCACACATGGTTATGCCGCTCCAGAATATGTCGCAACAG GGGAATTGTATGTGAATAGTGATGTGTATGGATTTGGTGTGGTGCTTCTTGAAATACTTACAGGCATGAGGGTAATTGACAAAAGAAGGCCAACAAAGCAGCAGAACCTGGTTGAATGGAGAAAACCATGTCTCTCTTCCAAAAAGAAGTTGAAAAGCATTATGGATGGTAGGATAGAGGGTCAATATTCAACCAAGGCTGCATTAGAAACAGCAAAACTTACTCTGAAATGCCTAAAGCCTGACCCTAGACAACGTCCTTCAATGAAACAAGTACTTGAGCGATTGGAAGCCATTGAAGATATCCATTGA
- the LOC114176285 gene encoding probable serine/threonine-protein kinase PIX13 isoform X2 — protein sequence MGLCFSVAPWLHYSSLNRRHSRGSSDIHGSNVESCGTITTTRIRKSQFSVRESIESECSPLPFPGGQILKLPELKVFSFEELKSATGNFRSDRFLGEGGFGSVYKGWLDENNLTPAKPGSGVVVAIKIFDPEGCQGFSQWQSEVNVLGRLSHPNVVRLLGYCWDEDQFLLVYEFMPKGSLENHLFRRNHSMEPLSWNTRLKIVIGAARGLAFLHANENLVIFRDFKTSNVLLDGNYNAKLSDFGLAKVGLSGGQPQATARIMGTHGYAAPEYVATGMRVIDKRRPTKQQNLVEWRKPCLSSKKKLKSIMDGRIEGQYSTKAALETAKLTLKCLKPDPRQRPSMKQVLERLEAIEDIH from the exons ATGGGTCTCTGCTTCTCTGTTGCTCCATGGCTTCATTACTCCTCTCTCAACCGCCGTCACTCTCGAG GTTCATCAGACATTCACGGCAGCAACGTCGAGTCCTGCGGAACTATCACAACCACCAGGATAAGAAAGAGTCAGTTTTCCGTGAGAGAAAGCATTGAAAGCGAATGCTCTCCTCTTCCTTTTCCCGGTGGCCAAATTCTGAAATTGCCTGAGTTGAAGGTGTTCAGTTTTGAGGAGCTGAAATCTGCCACAGGGAATTTCAGGTCCGACAGATTTCTCGGTGAAGGTGGGTTTGGCAGCGTTTACAAGGGATGGTTGGATGAGAACAACCTCACCCCCGCCAAACCAGGCTCTGGAGTGGTAGTTGCCATCAAAATATTCGACCCGGAAGGTTGTCAAGGGTTTTCACAGTGGCAG TCTGAGGTAAACGTTTTAGGAAGGCTTTCTCACCCCAACGTGGTGAGGTTATTGGGGTACTGTTGGGATGAGGATCAGTTTCTTCTTGTGTATGAATTCATGCCAAAGGGAAGCTTAGAGAATCATCTATTCAGAA GAAATCATAGCATGGAACCACTTTCTTGGAACACCCGGCTTAAAATAGTAATCGGTGCAGCTCGGGGATTAGCTTTCTTGCACGCCAACGAAAATTTAGTCATATTCAGAGATTTCAAGACCTCAAATGTACTTCTCGACGGG AATTACAATGCAAAATTATCAGATTTTGGGTTGGCTAAGGTGGGACTATCTGGGGGACAACCACAGGCAACTGCCAGGATCATGGGCACACATGGTTATGCCGCTCCAGAATATGTCGCAACAG GCATGAGGGTAATTGACAAAAGAAGGCCAACAAAGCAGCAGAACCTGGTTGAATGGAGAAAACCATGTCTCTCTTCCAAAAAGAAGTTGAAAAGCATTATGGATGGTAGGATAGAGGGTCAATATTCAACCAAGGCTGCATTAGAAACAGCAAAACTTACTCTGAAATGCCTAAAGCCTGACCCTAGACAACGTCCTTCAATGAAACAAGTACTTGAGCGATTGGAAGCCATTGAAGATATCCATTGA